A single Limanda limanda chromosome 19, fLimLim1.1, whole genome shotgun sequence DNA region contains:
- the LOC133026454 gene encoding galactose-specific lectin nattectin-like: MILLLLLFALTLGAVSPSDGPEVKLQRGNCPMFWFSFNNRCYKYVATQMTWADAELYCVKEGANLVSIHSLDEENFVKALIKNFDHAEGCTWIQACVNRADHLQPLVLLLRQRERDANMILLLLLFALTLGAVSPSDGPEVKLQRGNCPMFCFGFNNRCYKYVSTHMTWADAELNCVSEGANLVSIHSLDEQNFIKALIQNFDHAEGRTWIGLSDLYKCYSWMWSDGCAVKFTFWSPGEPNNYQGREHCGHNNYSNDKKWNDVYCREYYPSVCASRIMCPQ; this comes from the exons atgatcctgctcctccttctcttcgCCCTGACCCTGGGtgctgtgtctccttcagatgGACCTGAGGTCAAGCTGCAGCGTGGAAACTGTCCCATGTTCTGGTTCAGCTTCAACAACCGCTGCTACAAATACGTGGCCACACAGATGACCTGGGCTGATGCAGAGCTCTATTGTGTGAAAGAGGGAGCCAACCTGGTGTCTATCCACAGTCTGGATGAAGAGAATTTTGTCAAAGCCCTGATCAAGAACTTTGATCATGCTGAAGGATGCACCTGGATTCAAGCTTGTGTAAATCG TGCAGATCATCTCCAACCCCTCGTCCTGCtcctgagacagagagagagagacgccaacatgatcctgctcctccttctgtttGCCCTGACCCTGGGtgctgtgtctccttcagatgGACCTGAGGTCAAGCTGCAGCGTGGAAACTGTCCCATGTTCTGTTTCGGCTTCAACAACCGCTGCTACAAGTACGTGTCCACACATATGACCTGGGCCGATGCAGAGCTCAATTGTGTGTCAGAGGGAGCCAACCTGGTGTCTATCCACAGTCTGGATGAACAGAATTTCATCAAAGCCCTGATCCAGAACTTTGATCATGCTGAAGGAAGAACCTGGATCGGACTCAGCGACCTCTACAAATGTTACAGCTGGATGTGGTCTGATGGTTGTGCAGTGAAGTTTACCTTTTGGTCACCAGGAGAACCAAACAACTACCAAGGAAGAGAACACTGTGGTCATAACAACTATAGCAATGATAAGAAATGGAATGATGTATATTGTCGTGAGTATTATCCTTCTGTTTGTGCATCTCGCATAATGTGTCCTCAGTGA